The following proteins come from a genomic window of Halanaerobiaceae bacterium ANBcell28:
- the amrS gene encoding AmmeMemoRadiSam system radical SAM enzyme, which translates to MKEAIYYKKRSNKRVHCFLCPQNCLIANGKRGICKARINQEGKLYSENYSKVSAIAIDPIEKKPLYHFYPGTKIISIGSFGCNLSCSYCQNWQISQRKPHLEDISTDKLILLAKEGKSNGIAYTYSEPSICFEYLAEAFPKAHRNNLKNIMVSNGYLNKEALFDLIPYLDAVNIDLKAFNNDFYNDICNGSIKAVINNIRYLYESNIHIEITTLIIPDTNDSLAELEKLFIFLSSLSKDIPLHLSRYFPNYKMKKAATSIKVMKDAFHLAKKYLNYVYLGNVDIADSRSSICPQCGELIINRKGYYIEDYTNKGQCRACTYQLAGKF; encoded by the coding sequence ATGAAAGAAGCCATATATTATAAAAAGAGATCAAATAAGCGAGTACATTGCTTTCTATGTCCACAAAATTGTTTGATTGCAAATGGGAAAAGAGGAATTTGTAAGGCACGCATTAATCAAGAGGGTAAACTTTATTCAGAAAACTACAGTAAAGTTAGTGCGATAGCAATTGATCCAATTGAGAAAAAACCCTTATATCACTTTTATCCAGGTACAAAAATTATATCAATAGGTAGTTTTGGCTGTAACCTTAGCTGTTCATATTGTCAGAATTGGCAAATAAGCCAGAGAAAACCTCACTTAGAAGATATATCTACAGATAAACTAATATTATTAGCTAAAGAGGGAAAAAGTAACGGTATTGCTTATACATACTCAGAACCATCTATTTGCTTTGAATATCTTGCAGAAGCTTTTCCTAAAGCCCATAGAAATAATTTAAAAAATATTATGGTTTCTAATGGATATTTAAATAAGGAAGCATTATTTGATTTAATTCCTTATTTAGATGCAGTAAATATAGATTTAAAAGCATTTAATAATGATTTCTATAATGATATATGTAATGGTAGTATAAAAGCAGTTATAAATAATATTCGGTACTTATATGAGAGTAATATTCATATAGAAATTACAACATTAATCATTCCAGATACTAATGATTCACTAGCAGAATTAGAAAAATTATTTATCTTCTTAAGTAGTTTAAGTAAAGATATTCCCCTTCATTTAAGTCGTTATTTTCCAAACTATAAGATGAAAAAAGCTGCAACAAGTATAAAAGTAATGAAAGATGCTTTTCACTTAGCTAAAAAGTATTTGAATTATGTTTATTTAGGGAATGTTGACATTGCTGATAGCCGTTCAAGTATATGTCCTCAGTGTGGAGAACTTATAATAAATAGAAAGGGATATTATATCGAAGATTATACAAACAAAGGGCAATGTAGAGCTTGCACTTACCAATTAGCAGGTAAGTTTTAA
- the amrA gene encoding AmmeMemoRadiSam system protein A yields MIKITNKIFIELAKKAMKEYITQGKKIQAPDPLPVEFDRKAGSFVSIKKDGDLRGCIGTVKATQDNLAEEIIENAISASTQDPRFPSIKERELADLKISVDVLGQAEEIDNIQKLDPENYGVIVEKGNRRGLLLPNLEGVDTVEEQVGIALRKAGIYSMKGVQLYRFQVRRYE; encoded by the coding sequence TTGATCAAAATTACTAATAAGATCTTTATAGAACTGGCTAAAAAAGCTATGAAAGAATATATTACTCAAGGAAAAAAAATACAAGCCCCCGATCCATTACCAGTAGAATTTGATCGAAAAGCAGGATCCTTTGTTTCTATCAAAAAAGATGGTGATCTTCGGGGTTGTATTGGTACAGTTAAAGCTACACAGGATAATTTAGCAGAAGAAATAATTGAAAATGCTATTAGTGCATCCACACAGGACCCGCGTTTTCCGTCTATTAAGGAGCGTGAATTAGCTGACCTTAAAATATCAGTGGATGTTTTAGGACAAGCCGAAGAAATAGATAATATACAAAAATTGGATCCTGAAAATTATGGTGTTATTGTGGAAAAAGGCAATCGCCGGGGTTTGTTATTGCCAAACTTAGAAGGTGTAGACACTGTAGAGGAACAGGTGGGTATAGCATTGAGGAAAGCAGGTATATACTCAATGAAAGGTGTTCAACTATATCGTTTTCAGGTAAGAAGGTATGAGTAA
- the amrB gene encoding AmmeMemoRadiSam system protein B: protein MSILMAALTPHPPIIIPEIGKDRRKEVKKTINKMEEIAEEVINKEPDLIITISPHGPVFTDAISILDQEEIEGDFSDFACPEVTMKIKTDQKFIKALKNNAVDEDIEVITLSSADLEKYNFPAKLDHGVMVPLYFLKDEISKIPVIPITMGLLDYDSLYDFGKTIQETVEQMSLKAVVIASGDLSHRLKPGAPAGYNPRAKDFDHTLIGLLKDEKYSQVLNIDKGLIEKAGECGLRPIVIMLGTLRKKNFKADLKSYEDPFGVGYGVIGFNPLKSGVDQNY, encoded by the coding sequence ATGTCCATATTAATGGCTGCTTTAACCCCTCACCCCCCTATTATAATCCCAGAAATAGGAAAGGATCGAAGAAAAGAAGTAAAAAAGACCATAAATAAAATGGAGGAAATAGCAGAAGAAGTAATAAATAAAGAACCAGATCTTATAATTACAATAAGTCCACATGGACCAGTTTTCACTGATGCAATCAGTATTCTTGATCAGGAAGAAATAGAAGGTGATTTCTCAGATTTTGCTTGTCCTGAAGTCACCATGAAAATTAAGACAGATCAAAAATTCATAAAAGCCTTAAAGAACAATGCAGTGGATGAAGATATTGAAGTAATAACTTTATCTTCTGCTGATTTAGAAAAATATAATTTTCCGGCAAAATTAGATCATGGTGTAATGGTTCCTTTATATTTTTTAAAAGATGAAATAAGTAAAATTCCAGTAATACCAATAACAATGGGTTTATTAGACTATGATAGCCTTTACGATTTTGGCAAAACAATACAAGAGACAGTCGAGCAAATGAGTTTAAAGGCTGTTGTAATTGCTAGTGGAGATCTATCACATAGATTAAAGCCTGGGGCCCCAGCTGGTTATAACCCACGAGCCAAAGATTTTGATCATACATTAATAGGATTATTAAAAGATGAAAAATATTCACAGGTCTTAAATATAGATAAGGGTTTAATAGAAAAAGCAGGAGAATGTGGTTTAAGGCCTATAGTTATAATGCTTGGTACATTAAGAAAAAAGAACTTTAAAGCTGACCTTAAGTCATATGAAGATCCCTTTGGTGTCGGCTATGGGGTTATAGGATTTAATCCATTAAAATCAGGAGTTGATCAAAATTACTAA
- a CDS encoding efflux RND transporter permease subunit, with the protein MKLSEIAIKRPVTTIMMVLLILILGIISFTNVSLDLLPDITFPMVAVMTDYDGVGPEEIETMVTRPLEGAVSTVTNVNSVSSSSQAGRSRIMVSFNWGTDMDIASMNIRERVDMVKGFLPDDAGEPLIVTFDPSMMPIMQIGVTSDLNLADLKSLMEDNFISRLERLDGVAQVDLIGGLEREIVISLDQSKMNNYQIDYSTVVNQLIMENINLSGGNLSRGSTDYLIRIMGKFSSVDEIGKVLIPSPAGMISLDEIAEVTDTYKEMTSISRLNGVNSVALSIQKQTDANTVAVSNAVTAEIERIQSNLDRELQIIPIMDQADFIRISINSVAQSAVIGGILAIIILLLFLKNIRSTIIIATSIPVSIITTFLFMYFGDLTLNMMTLGGLALGIGMLVDNSIVVLENIFRFQSEGYNKIEAAIKGSQEVGMAIVASTLTTIVVFLPIVFMGGIAAELFQELALTVTFSLLSSLLVSLTLIPVMASIILKLDNNHQEKVEKAVAIKAITLFYRRTLSWCLNRKYLVLSLSILVLIISISLFPFIGAEFIPDMDMGQLTIDIDLPVGTTLEEANRISLEIEDKVKEISEVEGFLTNVGSSGDMFTSSNSITVLLRDERTRERSTNQIVEQLREELVVAGADISINLLDALGADALGGGRPVGITIRGDDLNVLEELLNNVRKELAVIEGLRDIEDTLSEGYPEYQIHVNRSLASRFALTPAQIANAVRSAVSGDIATRYEIAGEEIDIRVNLKEENIANINQLRDILIPSPTGAKVPLERLANFSVEQGPQAILRENQVRYAELSAGIYNTDLGSIMPIVQERINDNIDIPEGYQLEYGGEYNEMEEAFESLFYALLLSIVLVYMVMASQFESLLSPFIVMFTVPMAAIGVLFALFLTGFNLSIVTIIGIIMLAGIVVNNAIVLLDYINTLQETGMGLKETLVEAGAVRLRPILMTTLTTTLALFPLALGIGQGTEMQQPMAVVVIGGLLVSTFLTLYLLPLLYSILLNLKDRIKIAKDLSV; encoded by the coding sequence ATGAAGCTATCTGAAATAGCAATTAAAAGACCTGTAACAACCATTATGATGGTATTATTGATTCTTATATTAGGTATAATTTCATTTACAAATGTAAGTCTCGACCTTTTGCCAGACATAACCTTTCCAATGGTGGCAGTAATGACAGATTATGATGGTGTAGGACCTGAAGAAATAGAGACGATGGTAACAAGACCCCTGGAAGGGGCAGTATCTACGGTTACAAATGTAAATAGTGTAAGTTCTAGTTCCCAGGCCGGAAGGTCCAGGATTATGGTTAGTTTTAACTGGGGTACGGATATGGATATTGCATCAATGAATATCAGGGAGCGTGTAGATATGGTTAAAGGGTTTCTACCAGATGATGCCGGTGAACCCTTAATAGTAACATTTGATCCATCTATGATGCCAATAATGCAAATAGGAGTAACCTCTGATCTTAATTTAGCAGATCTAAAATCTTTAATGGAGGATAATTTTATAAGCAGACTAGAGAGATTAGATGGTGTTGCCCAAGTTGACCTGATTGGTGGATTGGAAAGAGAAATAGTGATTAGCTTAGATCAGAGCAAGATGAATAATTATCAGATTGATTACTCAACTGTAGTTAACCAATTAATAATGGAAAATATAAATTTATCTGGAGGTAATCTAAGCAGGGGTAGTACAGATTACTTGATTAGAATTATGGGTAAGTTTTCTTCCGTAGATGAAATAGGAAAAGTTTTAATACCAAGTCCTGCAGGAATGATTTCTCTTGATGAAATAGCAGAGGTGACTGATACTTATAAAGAAATGACTAGCATTTCTCGTCTAAATGGCGTGAATAGTGTAGCATTATCTATACAAAAGCAAACCGACGCTAATACTGTAGCAGTTTCTAATGCAGTGACTGCTGAAATAGAAAGAATACAAAGTAATCTAGATAGAGAACTTCAAATAATTCCAATTATGGATCAAGCTGATTTTATAAGAATTTCTATAAATAGTGTTGCTCAAAGCGCAGTAATTGGAGGAATTCTAGCCATAATTATATTATTATTATTTTTAAAAAATATAAGGAGTACTATAATAATTGCCACAAGTATTCCTGTTTCTATAATTACTACATTTTTATTTATGTACTTTGGTGATCTGACTTTGAATATGATGACTTTAGGAGGATTAGCTTTAGGAATTGGTATGCTAGTTGATAACTCCATAGTTGTATTAGAAAATATATTCCGCTTTCAAAGTGAAGGCTATAATAAAATAGAAGCTGCAATAAAAGGTAGTCAAGAAGTAGGGATGGCTATTGTTGCATCAACTCTAACAACTATTGTAGTATTTTTACCTATAGTATTTATGGGTGGTATTGCAGCTGAACTTTTTCAAGAGTTAGCTTTAACTGTAACGTTTTCCTTACTATCATCATTGCTTGTATCTTTAACCCTTATTCCAGTTATGGCTTCTATAATATTAAAACTAGATAATAATCATCAGGAGAAAGTGGAAAAGGCAGTTGCTATCAAGGCAATAACATTATTTTATAGAAGAACTTTATCCTGGTGTTTGAATCGTAAATATCTAGTTTTATCACTTAGTATTTTAGTCTTAATTATAAGTATTAGCTTATTTCCTTTTATTGGAGCAGAATTTATACCTGATATGGATATGGGTCAGCTTACAATTGATATTGATTTACCTGTAGGAACAACTCTAGAAGAGGCCAATCGAATTAGCTTGGAAATAGAAGATAAAGTTAAAGAAATATCTGAAGTAGAAGGCTTTCTGACTAATGTTGGTTCTTCAGGAGATATGTTTACATCCAGCAATTCCATTACTGTGTTATTAAGAGATGAAAGAACTAGGGAGCGGAGCACAAATCAGATTGTAGAGCAATTACGTGAAGAATTAGTAGTAGCTGGAGCAGATATTTCAATTAATTTACTTGATGCTCTTGGAGCAGATGCTCTTGGTGGTGGAAGACCAGTAGGTATCACTATCCGCGGAGATGATTTGAATGTGCTGGAAGAATTATTAAATAACGTAAGAAAAGAACTTGCTGTTATTGAAGGTTTGCGAGATATTGAAGATACTTTATCTGAAGGTTATCCAGAATATCAAATACATGTTAATAGAAGTTTAGCCTCAAGATTTGCTTTGACTCCTGCACAAATAGCTAATGCTGTAAGGTCCGCCGTTAGTGGTGACATAGCCACCCGTTACGAAATTGCTGGTGAAGAGATTGATATTCGTGTAAATTTGAAAGAAGAAAACATAGCAAATATCAATCAACTTAGAGATATATTAATACCATCGCCTACAGGAGCAAAAGTACCTTTAGAAAGACTTGCTAATTTTTCTGTAGAACAAGGTCCTCAAGCTATTCTCAGGGAAAATCAAGTTCGTTATGCAGAACTTAGTGCTGGAATATATAATACTGACCTTGGTAGCATAATGCCAATAGTGCAGGAGAGAATAAATGATAATATAGATATACCTGAAGGCTATCAACTAGAATATGGTGGAGAATACAATGAAATGGAAGAGGCTTTCGAAAGCTTATTTTATGCTCTTTTACTATCCATTGTCTTAGTTTATATGGTGATGGCATCACAGTTTGAATCACTCTTAAGCCCTTTTATAGTTATGTTCACTGTACCAATGGCTGCCATTGGTGTTCTCTTTGCCTTATTTTTAACAGGATTTAACTTATCGATTGTTACGATAATAGGAATTATCATGTTAGCAGGTATAGTGGTAAACAATGCCATTGTTCTACTAGATTATATAAATACTTTACAAGAGACAGGTATGGGTTTAAAAGAAACATTAGTAGAGGCGGGAGCTGTGAGATTACGTCCAATATTAATGACTACTTTGACTACCACTCTAGCTTTATTCCCGCTAGCATTAGGTATTGGTCAGGGAACTGAAATGCAGCAACCAATGGCTGTTGTAGTAATCGGCGGATTATTAGTCTCCACATTTTTAACTCTATATTTACTACCATTACTGTATTCAATACTTCTTAATTTAAAAGATAGGATTAAAATAGCTAAAGACCTAAGTGTATAA
- a CDS encoding efflux RND transporter periplasmic adaptor subunit: MKNKFVIILFALIILCLPVLANNRAVEIINPEINDINIYREVNGSIEPYKQIQLASSVGGIIEERKVKAGQYVKKGDVLLVFEQDDILANVEQAKAGLEIARANLDLIKQGAQEEQIRSAEASVRQAKAAVRIAQANYQLVKKGVSEEDLESIQATYDQAFASYEGAKESLTLMESSFEDRTMLRQQLLNAETQFASAEKQLATAKEGLNQALNGQKQAEIALNHARNEYQRIESLYHENVTTKNKFEMVEMQYKNAKSAFKNAQSAVNSAEIATKQAKLALQGAEDNYLLTKKTFNNPTEMKQQLAAARTQVEVSKANKRMAQANLDKAYKGAREEERETALANIQQAEASLEMAKAQRDQVLKGAQDEEIRIAKANLRQAEAVLQQAEKVLADTTVKSPVNGIIASANFDKGEMLGPGNPLFTIVNLDKVYIRADISPSLIRNITYGQEIRASLVDYPGKYIEGIVDFISPTINPQTQGFTVRVLAENPEGIVRGGMFVDIYINTDTRKNTLIVPIDAVLDLENNPHVYIIKNNIAERVFVETGVLNYKEVEILEGLSPEDAVVIRGQRFLSDGDMVEVIR, from the coding sequence ATGAAAAATAAATTTGTGATAATATTGTTTGCATTGATAATCTTATGTTTACCTGTTCTAGCAAATAATAGGGCAGTAGAAATTATAAATCCTGAAATTAATGATATTAATATTTATAGAGAAGTTAATGGTTCAATTGAACCTTATAAGCAAATACAACTAGCGTCTAGCGTAGGTGGTATTATTGAAGAAAGAAAGGTAAAAGCAGGTCAATATGTAAAAAAGGGCGATGTTTTACTTGTATTTGAACAGGATGATATACTTGCAAATGTAGAACAGGCTAAAGCAGGTTTAGAAATAGCTAGGGCAAACTTGGATTTAATAAAACAAGGAGCACAGGAAGAACAAATTAGGTCTGCTGAGGCAAGTGTTAGGCAGGCAAAAGCAGCAGTTAGAATAGCACAAGCAAATTATCAGCTAGTGAAAAAAGGTGTGAGTGAAGAGGACTTGGAAAGTATCCAAGCAACTTATGATCAAGCATTTGCATCATATGAAGGTGCAAAAGAAAGCTTGACTCTAATGGAAAGCAGTTTTGAAGATAGAACGATGCTAAGGCAGCAGTTGCTAAATGCAGAAACTCAATTTGCATCAGCAGAAAAACAATTAGCTACTGCTAAAGAAGGCTTAAATCAGGCTCTTAATGGACAAAAGCAGGCTGAAATTGCTTTAAATCATGCTCGAAACGAGTATCAAAGAATTGAGTCTTTATATCATGAAAATGTTACAACAAAAAATAAATTTGAAATGGTAGAGATGCAATATAAAAATGCAAAATCTGCTTTTAAAAATGCTCAATCTGCAGTTAATAGTGCAGAAATAGCTACAAAGCAAGCTAAGTTAGCTTTACAAGGTGCTGAAGATAATTATCTTTTAACTAAGAAAACATTTAATAATCCTACAGAAATGAAACAGCAGTTAGCAGCCGCTAGAACACAGGTAGAAGTATCTAAGGCAAATAAAAGGATGGCTCAAGCAAATCTTGATAAAGCCTATAAAGGTGCCAGGGAAGAAGAGAGAGAAACAGCTCTAGCTAATATTCAACAAGCTGAAGCATCCCTTGAGATGGCTAAAGCACAAAGAGATCAGGTGCTTAAAGGTGCGCAAGATGAAGAGATAAGAATTGCTAAAGCAAATCTCAGGCAAGCAGAAGCCGTTTTACAGCAAGCAGAGAAAGTATTAGCAGATACTACAGTGAAAAGTCCAGTTAATGGAATAATAGCAAGTGCCAATTTTGATAAAGGAGAAATGCTTGGTCCAGGTAATCCATTATTTACTATAGTTAATCTTGATAAAGTATATATAAGAGCAGATATAAGTCCTTCTCTTATAAGAAATATTACTTATGGTCAAGAAATTAGAGCTTCGTTAGTAGATTATCCAGGAAAGTATATTGAAGGAATAGTTGATTTTATTAGCCCAACAATAAATCCTCAAACACAGGGGTTTACAGTAAGAGTTTTAGCAGAAAATCCTGAGGGAATTGTTCGAGGAGGAATGTTTGTAGATATATATATAAATACAGATACTAGGAAAAATACATTGATTGTACCTATAGATGCAGTTCTTGACTTAGAAAACAATCCACATGTATATATAATAAAAAATAATATAGCTGAGCGAGTTTTTGTCGAAACAGGAGTTCTAAACTATAAAGAAGTTGAAATCTTAGAAGGCTTAAGTCCTGAAGATGCTGTAGTGATTAGAGGACAAAGATTTCTTAGTGATGGTGATATGGTAGAGGTGATTAGGTAA
- a CDS encoding TolC family protein — MKKFFLCFILLLFFITFFKLEFVNAYVNNLYLEQAIETALRNNRSIHQGLYDRDKAEIDVEMARKAFYPEIDISTSYTRLFIEDEDIFDDYRGIEISLSDDFLGDIDLDIDIDLDYYLDEIADMIQPSKNNFQTSISIQQPVYLGGRLRTGLEQANQGLKASELQLEQTKNQLVLQVIQLYYNVLLAQERVELEKEFLDLVNQHKKTAQHSYEHGLTLKTDLLQVEIEQGRAVNSLDDAKNKLLIARRHFVNITGINLDGRNLEWPELNFNFVKDLESQFRLALENRIELELLDINRKVLENNLQMEKNSRLPNLILSGNYQWQGEEFSFDDGVGTITLAGNVSLFDKGFSSSRQKKVEKDIAQLELNRKDLEDYIKIEIEELLLKTRTTSNNISLEKLNVNRAKENLNIENRRYQEGMATNTEVLNAQTLLKQSKLAFLQAEFQYNINIFTLLDKTGLLLHYWQNNEGWNF; from the coding sequence ATGAAAAAATTTTTTCTATGTTTTATTTTACTTTTGTTTTTTATTACGTTCTTTAAATTAGAGTTTGTAAATGCTTATGTAAACAATCTTTATCTTGAACAGGCAATTGAAACAGCCTTGAGAAATAATCGCAGTATTCATCAAGGTCTTTACGATAGAGATAAAGCAGAAATTGATGTTGAAATGGCTAGAAAGGCTTTTTATCCAGAAATTGATATAAGTACTTCCTATACTAGATTGTTTATAGAAGATGAAGATATTTTTGATGATTATAGGGGAATAGAGATCAGTCTTTCAGATGATTTTTTGGGGGATATAGACCTTGATATAGATATTGATCTCGATTATTACTTAGATGAGATAGCTGACATGATACAGCCATCAAAAAACAATTTTCAAACCAGTATTTCTATACAACAACCTGTATATCTAGGGGGAAGGCTTAGAACAGGTTTGGAACAGGCTAATCAGGGTTTGAAAGCTAGTGAACTTCAATTGGAACAAACTAAAAATCAACTGGTACTGCAAGTAATACAGTTATATTATAATGTTTTATTAGCACAGGAAAGAGTGGAATTAGAGAAAGAATTTTTGGATCTTGTTAATCAACATAAAAAAACTGCTCAACATAGTTATGAGCATGGCCTTACATTAAAAACAGATTTACTTCAAGTAGAAATTGAACAAGGAAGAGCTGTAAATAGTTTGGATGATGCAAAAAATAAGCTTTTAATTGCTCGTAGACATTTTGTAAATATTACAGGTATAAATTTAGACGGAAGAAATTTGGAATGGCCTGAATTAAACTTTAATTTTGTAAAAGATTTAGAAAGTCAATTTAGGTTAGCTTTAGAGAATAGAATTGAATTAGAATTATTAGATATAAATAGAAAAGTTCTAGAAAACAACTTACAGATGGAAAAAAACAGTCGATTGCCCAATCTTATTTTGTCAGGAAATTATCAGTGGCAGGGTGAGGAGTTTTCTTTTGATGATGGAGTAGGAACTATCACTTTAGCCGGAAATGTCTCTTTGTTTGATAAAGGTTTTTCAAGTAGCAGACAAAAAAAAGTAGAAAAAGATATAGCTCAATTAGAACTTAATAGAAAAGATTTAGAAGATTATATTAAAATTGAGATAGAAGAATTATTACTCAAAACCAGAACTACCAGTAATAATATTAGTTTAGAAAAATTAAATGTAAATAGAGCTAAAGAAAATTTAAATATTGAAAATCGTCGTTATCAGGAAGGTATGGCTACAAATACAGAGGTCTTAAATGCTCAAACCCTTTTAAAGCAAAGCAAACTTGCCTTCTTGCAGGCTGAATTTCAGTATAATATAAATATTTTTACTCTATTAGATAAAACAGGACTGTTATTACACTACTGGCAAAACAACGAAGGGTGGAATTTTTAA